From the genome of Nicotiana tabacum cultivar K326 chromosome 2, ASM71507v2, whole genome shotgun sequence:
TCTGTTAAGCATTACCCATATTCCGACATTCAAAAACTTACTGCAGTTTCACAGATCCAACAGCAAACCAAACTCCTCATAGAAACAGAGAAGGGAACAGTATAATGTTACAGCCAATTGCACCAAAGGGGTTACTTAGCAGATTGGCTTCTCAATGCCTTCAGTATATAAAACTCAGAACTGCTCTAAAGATTTCTTTTTTGTTGCCTTAAGAAAAATACTCTTAACATACTAGTATGGGTAAAATTTATGGAACATGTTTTTCATATAATAAAATGAACCTTTTTGGCAATAGAATATCTGCAGAACTCAAGATTCCAAAGCCATTTTGGTCATCCAAAGTCAAGAGGGTTTAAGAGCTTCCTTATTAGCCAAACTAGGCTAATACCAAGTTTCCAAGAAAAGCATTCCAAACACCTAAGAAAACAATCACacacaaaggaaaagaaagcaagCTACTTTACCTAAACCCCACAATTTCAATATCCAAAACAGCTGCATCCGTCCATTTATAAGATAAGCATAAGCAAAAAAAAATCACAGCAATCCTCAGCATAGACAAAAAGAAACTATTTTTTCACACAATTTCTTCAGGAAAAAAATCATCTTTACCATGATCAAGAAGCACAGCCCAGAAAGGAGAAAGCTTTACTAATTAAAAACAGAAATGCAATAAAGAGGGGGTctttatcaacaaaaaaaaatggaaagacAAAAAGGGGGTTGTggtaaacaaagaaaaatgacTAGTAGAGTTGAAGTAGAGGAACTTACGTAGTAGCAAGAAGCAGAAAGGGCAAGCCACCAACAATTATTTCAGCGGAATACAAAAAGAATCAAGCTTTTACAAGAAAGGGATTCTGAACAAAAAGTAGAAAATACGAAGTGGGACAGAGAAACGGAGTGGGTAAGATAGTTTTCTTGAATAGGAAAATTCTGAAACGTacagagagagagatgagagagagagagagagatgagagttGAGACGGAGTTCACCTAGCTTTCTTCTACATGGATTCTTGACACGTGTGCAAGAAATGAAAATGAATGACACTTCTATatctaaaaataatttattcataaaaaaaattaatgaatttttttttatagttatGCAACTATTATAACAGGTTTTTTAGCCACAAATTGTAAAAGTTTCATATACATACAAATGTTAATGTATATATAGAACGACTAATGTGAAATGTtaatttttctttcattataTCGTATAAATAAAAATGGAAGGTCTATTATATATCTCTTGattaatatataatataatagtatttttgtaaaaaaatgtTGAAGTAAATTTGACAGAAAATATCTCATCATTTTCAAAACTCAAGTAgtttaaaaaactgaaaagattGACTATCAAACATTTCGAAACGCTCTATAAAATATAAATAGTGGAAGGAGAATTTTTTTCCTGAATTTGTATTGATTTAATAAAGAAACAAGAAAGCAAAAGGGTCATCCTGCTGGTTAATCCAATACAAATCGATTTCTTTCACTCTACAAAGTTCTTTTGAAGCATTTCTTGCAAAACAGAAAATTTATTAACATAATATTTGTATTAATACCcacttttttttttgggggtgggggggggggggggcatcaCCCTTATCAACATCAACTATGATGGGTTGATAACTATTCTAAGGATAAGAACACAAGCATTGAAGCATGAATCTTGAAATTgagggaaaaataattttcttttccttgaaaatgatATCAAACATATTGTCTTCCTAAATTATATATTCATTAAAAACTATTTATTCTTTCTCTTGAATAAAGGAACATTTGAAATTGGTGAACAAGAATGCGTCTTAGAAGCGCACTTGCAAATCAACTACTAATATAGAAGATCCacttgctcaaaagtcaactggagcccaaaaggaaatatttttataACGAGTGTTTTAACATTTAATAAGGAAAAGAATGTCTTGATAAGATGAATTTAAATAAATAGTAGTACTACAACTTAGTAGTTATAGTAGATAATCCTAAGATTCTTTGTATAGATTAAGTTTCACCTCGATCGTTGGTGAAACTAAACACAAAATAATTCCAATACAACAACGTGAGTCCTTtcacaaaataaaaatagagttCATAAATCACTAAAGAGCATGGTGTAATGATAAAAGATTCTTCACCTTTAACCAAAGCCCTATTCTTCGAATAGGGTTCTTTGATAATAGGGAGTATTAAAACCCTTCACGGTTGGCTTTTCACGGCGCAAattcgggagaaattcaaaaataaccagatttataagtgataattaaaaaatagtcacagtttcaagagtaatcgaaatttaaccatttttcatgtaaaaataaatctgaacgaaaacactgttcaaaatccgaaaaatattccaacataatatattggagttccagtataatataccggtccagtataatatgctggaagttcatacataggtgctccaatttccagtatattatgctggaactttccgcgtgttggagttccagcataatatgctggaagttcatacacaggtgcaccaatttTCATTATATTATGTTGAACCGGtccgtattgcagcaaaatagtgactatttttcaataactttgcaaacggttgctatttttaaattatcagtccgaaaactggctagctcgtgctatttttaccaCAAATTCGGATTAATCAGTCCAATAGATTCCGAACATCAGATGAGAAAAAAAAAGCTCTTTAAGTACAATCAATTGATTTTAGCAGAGAACTTGTTTCTCCCACCAGATAAAAGTTGCTTCAAAGAAAATGAAAGGCTCTTTAGGCAAAAAGGTGTATAGGAAAGACAATAAAGATATGGAGTGAAAACTATaatacacatcatatgtaccaAGGCATTCAACAACAGTATCTAGTATGAACTTTTAACTTTAGTATTCCAATTGTACTTGAGTTTCCAACAAAATATTCATCCAGCTGCTTGAAAATCCCCAAAGTCATCATCTTCAACATCTTGTGGACCTTGATCTTTAACTGATTCTGGTTTATTTGGCTGCTCTTTTGCTGACGTGGAGTCCTCAGTTTCAGCAGATTGCTCAAGACTAAATTTGGATGGTGATACCAGGGGAGATTTTGCAGCAGTATCGACAGGTGAAAGCGGTGCTGGAGGTGGTGGCGGCGGCTTGATTAATATCGCCGAATCCTTCCGGTTGGCCTTTTCCTCCAATGATAGATTATTTAGACCCTGCTCAAAGAACTTGGATCTTATGGTGCTGCCACCAGTTTTCTGTCGCCAAAAACAGACGAGGTTACAGGATAACAAGAGTAACATAATTGCTGGTAAATCTATTAAACAAGAAATAATACTAACATTCTTTATCTGAAGTTTCAGGGTTTCCCCCTCTTTCAAACTGTAGTCAACTGATGAGGATTTTTGGTATTGCTGCTCCATTTCTTCTGCAGTTTTCTTCTTATTCAGGTATCTGGTTAGCATATTTTGAATCGAATCAATAAAGACCATCAATTAAACACACAACAAATAAGAAGCACCTCATTTAAGTTAACCACTTCCTACCCATACTAAATaaaaaggacaatggaaagagaggTAAAAGGTGAACGTGCATAGTGAAGACGGGAAAGCAACATACTTCATATGGTCGTGAAGAGCAGCTTGGAAGTCATAGGCTTCAGGTCTTTCTCGAAATCCAATGCCAATAAAAGCATGCCTGAGGCGACCACCTGTACAAGTACAGTATTACACTCTAAAAGTACGAAGTACAGGATTAGAAGCTAAAGTATAAGAAGAATGTTGGTTTTTGGTTAGCTTGTCTTGAATAACGCCGGAAGTAGGGGGGTAAGCATCATGGATCACGGTTGATAGCATGGTTGAAAACCTACGCATGCAGTTCCAAATAGCAATATACATAAGCATTTTCTAACATGTAAAGTTTGTGATGACCTAATAGCATCGCCGCAGTAATGACTATGAAACAGGTTATAGTACATAAACAGATGCTATGTTCGGAAACCCAGAAAAACAGAGAATCTCGTACTATTAACCTTGACTGCTCCTAGGTTACACTTGAGACATGTCTAACCTCGACTCCTCGAGTTGAACTGGAATCCCATAACCTGATAAGCATATAAGGTGACACAAAAGAATCAACTGTTTTGGGACCTGTAAAGATCTTGTGTCGGTAATCTGGTAAGCTAATAACAGAA
Proteins encoded in this window:
- the LOC107797303 gene encoding uncharacterized protein LOC107797303, which gives rise to MEKEKKITEESLSPEIEEPIEVLLFQVPECYVYLIPPRKSAASYRADEWNVNKWAWEGTLKVLSKGEECIIKLEDKETGELYARAFLRDGEPHPVEPVIDSSRYFVLRIEENIGGRLRHAFIGIGFRERPEAYDFQAALHDHMKYLNKKKTAEEMEQQYQKSSSVDYSLKEGETLKLQIKNKTGGSTIRSKFFEQGLNNLSLEEKANRKDSAILIKPPPPPPAPLSPVDTAAKSPLVSPSKFSLEQSAETEDSTSAKEQPNKPESVKDQGPQDVEDDDFGDFQAAG